The proteins below are encoded in one region of Sebastes fasciatus isolate fSebFas1 chromosome 16, fSebFas1.pri, whole genome shotgun sequence:
- the tmem218 gene encoding transmembrane protein 218, with protein sequence MVSTVMEVGTGVFIIGLVWISAALIGMILLRDTTGKLGVIPVFLLALTITLVLVFFPRSPETPPPFKEIEIVDTLFIGRYVLLAVVSAVFLVVFFMLLPFHFLEPVYAKALRTQ encoded by the exons ATGGTGAGCACGGTGATGGAGGTCGGAACCGGAGTGTTTATCATCGGACTCGTTTGGATCTCTGCTGCTCTGATCGGGATGATCCTACTGAGAGACACGACCGGGAA GTTAGGCGTTATCCCCGTCTTCTTACTGGCTCTCACCATCACGTTAGTGCTGGTGTTTTTCCCTCGCAGCCCAGAGACACCGCCCCCGTTCAAAGAGATCGAG ataGTGGACACTTTGTTCATCGGCCGCTACGTCCTGCTGGCGGTGGTGAGTGCCGTCTTTCTGGTGGTGTTCTTCATGCTGCTCCCCTTTCATTTCCTGGAGCCGGTGTATGCCAAGGCCTTAAGAACACAGTAG